A segment of the Agarivorans albus genome:
GAGTTTGTATGTATGACTCTTTATGCAACCGGTGGAAAAACCTTACGGTTATTCTTAAACAAAAGCGGCAATGTACGCTTGTTAAACCGCATCTCCGGAACACTCATGATTGGAGTGGGAATTTGGTTAGTATCCACCTAGTGTTTAAAAACCACTCCCTACTTGGAAATACACTGCGCTTTCCTCGCCGCTGTAGGCAAAATCCATCCCTAAGCGAAGACCATATCTTCGGGCGATTTGATAACGAAAGCCTGCGCCCACAGACTGTACACTTTCATCTGTTGCTAACTCACTTTCCTGCAGAGCTTGTCCTGCACCATAAAAAGCCGAGATAGTCCAACGGTGATCAATCGAGTAAGTAAGTTGTGATTGTATAGTATGAATCTCGTCACCTTGATACCGATAGGCGGATACCCCTCGCAAGCCTATATAAGGTCGAGCTGTGGGTGATAAAAACAATTCATCAGAGCTAAAGAGTTGATAATTGCCAGCAAAAGCTAGGTTCCATTTTCTACCTAATGGAAGATACACCTCTCCATCCACATTCAAATTTTGGTAGTCCCAATCGCTGCCCAATTTTTTATCATAAATCATGTAATCTGCGTTTAGTTTATACCCCCTAGTTGGGTAAAAAATATTGTCTCTGGTGTCGTATTCGGCAATAAAACCTAGACCAGAAGTGATCGACTCATCCCCCCACACCTTGCCTAACAAGCCATTTAGCAGCTTATCCGCGTTAGAGTTACCAGTATCAAACGTTACTTTGCTTACTCCTACAATTTGCTTAGCACCCAACATCAGAGGAGTATCAGCGATACGAAACTGAAGCTTTTGCAGGGCTAGAGCGCCCTCGGTTTTAGTACCAATCTGCATGCTTTTAGTAAAATCACCTAAAGACAGATCTTTATAAATATTCAGATTAGCTTTCCCCAAGCCCATTCCACCGGTATAGCGGATTGAATCCTTCATCCATGAATGTCGATGTCCAGCAAAAGCAAACCAAGTACCATTCTCGGTGCCTGCTGCTCCCACTAAAGTAATTGCCGAGGGTATCAACTGTGCACCACCATCTAGTGATGACATCGCTAGC
Coding sequences within it:
- a CDS encoding BamA/TamA family outer membrane protein, translating into MKTTWAAMALSALSISIYSTDSTASYFDEVDGKFDLGHHLAENAYGFLPIPILITEPAVGAGGGAMGLFLHETEEEKIARKKLAMSSLDGGAQLIPSAITLVGAAGTENGTWFAFAGHRHSWMKDSIRYTGGMGLGKANLNIYKDLSLGDFTKSMQIGTKTEGALALQKLQFRIADTPLMLGAKQIVGVSKVTFDTGNSNADKLLNGLLGKVWGDESITSGLGFIAEYDTRDNIFYPTRGYKLNADYMIYDKKLGSDWDYQNLNVDGEVYLPLGRKWNLAFAGNYQLFSSDELFLSPTARPYIGLRGVSAYRYQGDEIHTIQSQLTYSIDHRWTISAFYGAGQALQESELATDESVQSVGAGFRYQIARRYGLRLGMDFAYSGEESAVYFQVGSGF